TTCGTCAACAAATTTGATTAACGTGTGCAATTCAGAAATAATCCATTGATCGATTTCTGGTCTTTCATTTAACGGGATTTCTGCTTCAGCATATTTAAATCCATCGATGTTTGCATATAACGAGAAGAATGAATAGGTATTGTAAAGCGTTCCGAAGAATTTACGTTTCACCTCAGCAATTCCTTCAAGATCAAACTTCAAGTTATCCCACGGATTTGCGTTCATGATCATATACCAGCGTGTAGCATCCGGACCGTTTTCTGCAATGGTTTTAAATGGGTCTATGGTATTTCCTTTACTCTTAGACATTTTAATTCCGTTTTTATCCAGAACCAAACCGTTTGAAACTACATTTTTATACGCCACTTTATCAAAAACCAAAGTTCCGATAGCGTGTAAAGTATAAAACCATCCACGTGTCTGATCTACTCCTTCGGCAATGAAATTCGCTGGAAAATCTTTGTTCCCATCAATTTTATCTTTATTCTCAAAAGGATAGTGCCATTGCGCATAAGGCATTGCTCCAGAATCGAACCAAACGTCGATTAAATCACTTTCGCGCTTCATTGGTTTTCCAGAAGCAGAAACTAAAGTGATGGCATCAACAACATTTTTGTGTAAGTCAATTAAATCATAATTTGACTCAGCCATGTTTCCTATTTCAAAACCTTTAAACGGATTCTCTTTCTGAAAACCTGCTTCAATAGATTTTTCGATTGCAGTGTACAATTCTTCAACAGAACCAATAATAACTTCTTCAGTTTTATCTTCTGTTCTCCAAATTGGCAACGGAATTCCCCAATATCTAGAACGAGATAAGTTCCAATCGTTGGCATTTTTAAGCCAATTTCCAAAACGTCCTTCACCAGTAGATTTAGGTTTCCAATTGATAGTTTCGTTCAGGTCGAACATTCTATCTTTTACATCGGTTACTTTGATAAACCATGAATCTAGAGGATAGTATAATAACGGCTCATCTGTTCTCCAACTATGTGGATAACTGTGCACGTATTTTTCAACTTTAAATGCTTTGTTTTCTTCTTTCAAACGAATTGCAATTTCAACATCTACAGATTTCTCCGGAGCTTGTCCTGCATCGTAATATTCGTTTTTAACGTATTTACCCGCTAAATCACCTAAATGCGAAGTAAATTTTCCTTGTAAATCAACTAAAGGAACAGCTGTTCCGTTTTCGTCCAAAACCAACATTGGTGGCACTTCTGGTTTTGCTTCTTTTGCTACTTTAGCATCATCAGCACCAAAAGTCGGCGCTGTATGCACGATTCCAGTTCCATCTTCTGTAGTAACGAAATCTCCGGAAATTACTCTAAATGCATTTTCAGCATTTTGATATGGCAATACATAAGGCAGTAATTGCTCGTAACGGATATCAACTAAATCTGCTCCTTTTGCTTCAGTCAAAATTTTATATGGCAATTTTTTATCGCCATTTTTCACATTATCAAAATCAGCATCATCTTCGCTTAAGAAATATCCTTTTCCGAATTGTTTTCCAACTAAGTTTTTAGCCAAAATTACATTGATTGGCTCAAAAGTATATTGATTGAAAGTTTTAACCAAAACGTAATCGATTTTTGGACCAACTGTCAAAGCGGTGTTTGATGGAAGCGTCCAAGGTGTCGTCGTCCAAGCTAAGATGTGAATATCTCCAAATCCTTGTAAAAAGCTAGGAATTGTTTCTGGCAATGTTTTAAACTGGGCTACAATTGTAGTATCGGTAACATCGCGGTAAGCTCCTGGTTGGTTTACTTCGTGAGAAGACAATCCTGTTCCTGCTTTTGGAGAATACGGCTGAATCGTGTATCCTTTGTACAACAAACCTTTATCATAAATTTGCTTCAAAAGCCACCAAACCGATTCCATGTATTTTGGTTTGTAAGTCACATACGGATCTTCCATATCAACCCAGTAACCCATTTTTTCGGTCAAGTCATTCCATACGTCCGTATAACGCATAACGGTTTTTTTACACGCTTCGTTATATTCTTCGATCGAAATTGTTTTGCCAATATCTTCTTTTGTAATTCCTAATTCTTTTTCAGTACCCAATTCTACAGGCAGACCGTGAGTATCCCATCCGGCTTTTCTTTTAACCTGAAAACCTTTTTGAGTTTTATATCTGCAAAAAATATCTTTAATCGCACGCGCCATCACGTGGTGAATTCCTGGTAATCCGTTTGCTGAAGGCGGCCCTTCAAAAAATACGAAAGGCTCAGCACCTTCGCGAGTGGTCACACTCTTTTCAAATATATTTTCTTTCTTCCAAAAATCAAGAACTTCAGACGCTACAGTTGGTAAGTCAAGTCCTTTGTATTCAGTAAATTTTGTACTCATTTTATCCTTTTCTTAAACGAGGTGCGAAAGTAAGGAATTTTGAGTAAAATAGAGAAAATATGATGTAAAAAAGACCGATTTCAGGAAATTTCAAGTAGATTCCGCAATAAAAAATGGCCTTTTGGCTGATTTAAGAGAAAACTTCTTTTAAAATCTCTAAAGATTTAGGTTTTTTGAATCCTTCAAGATGTAAACTATAATAATCAATTATAATTTTTAGAAGTATTTGTCTTTCTAAAACATGAAAGATTTTCTGGTCGTTGTCAAATTTCAATTCCAATAGTTTTTTAAACAAGCTCGTTTCATGTTCAGAAAGCACATTTCCATTTTGAAAAAGTGTAAACACTCCTTCATTCATTTCAAAAAAAGGAAGATTATTTTCTGATAGATCAGGGTAAAAACCAAGATATTTGGTGGTTTCCAAAAGTAGAATTAAGTGAAAATTAGAAATTTCATCATGATGATCCAGCCAAGTCAGTGCGGTTTCTAAAAACAAAAAAAGCTGTTCATTTTTTTCTTCTTCCTGAATAGAATAATGCAGCATTTCTGAAAGAAACATCACCATCGTACTTTTCACAATATCAGTATGAATGCTCTGAAAAGGCACAGCACTTTTTATTTCTTTAAAATTTTCAAGAGTACCTTTATTCTTATGAACAGCTTCAATTTCTAAAATTGAAAAAGGCTGAAAATAGGCGATTTTCTGACTTGCTTTTCTGCTCGAAAACGCATCGCGAACGAAATAAGATTTTAGCCCGCTTGAAAGCGTAAAACATTTTACTATCAGACTTTTTTCCTGAAATTTTAAAGAGGAGATTACTATGGCTTTTGTTTTGACTTGCACGAAATAATTTTAGATTGAAGATTTTAGATTGATAAAATCTAACTGAAAACTGTGACTGTAAACTATCGAATAATCATCACTTTTTTAACCTTAGTTTCTCCACCGTCTTGTGCTGAAATAAAAACCATATAGACACCAGACGCTACTTTGTATCTACCAAAAGCTGTTGTGTCCCATTCGATTGTTCCGCCCGAAGAGGTTGTTTCAAAAACCAGATTCCCTTCAATATCCGTAATTTTAATATTGGCTTTATCAATTAATCCAGCAACTTTTACCGTTCCGGAATAAGTAGGACGAACTGGATTTGGATAAACATATACATTATTAAGATTCTCATTTGCTCCCGTTGCAATTCCGTTGAACGAAACCATTCCTTTATTGGTGACAATAAAAACTTCACCTGTCTTATTATTTATTTTAATATCATTTATATTATTACTTGGCAAGGGAGAA
This portion of the Flavobacterium panacagri genome encodes:
- the ileS gene encoding isoleucine--tRNA ligase; protein product: MSTKFTEYKGLDLPTVASEVLDFWKKENIFEKSVTTREGAEPFVFFEGPPSANGLPGIHHVMARAIKDIFCRYKTQKGFQVKRKAGWDTHGLPVELGTEKELGITKEDIGKTISIEEYNEACKKTVMRYTDVWNDLTEKMGYWVDMEDPYVTYKPKYMESVWWLLKQIYDKGLLYKGYTIQPYSPKAGTGLSSHEVNQPGAYRDVTDTTIVAQFKTLPETIPSFLQGFGDIHILAWTTTPWTLPSNTALTVGPKIDYVLVKTFNQYTFEPINVILAKNLVGKQFGKGYFLSEDDADFDNVKNGDKKLPYKILTEAKGADLVDIRYEQLLPYVLPYQNAENAFRVISGDFVTTEDGTGIVHTAPTFGADDAKVAKEAKPEVPPMLVLDENGTAVPLVDLQGKFTSHLGDLAGKYVKNEYYDAGQAPEKSVDVEIAIRLKEENKAFKVEKYVHSYPHSWRTDEPLLYYPLDSWFIKVTDVKDRMFDLNETINWKPKSTGEGRFGNWLKNANDWNLSRSRYWGIPLPIWRTEDKTEEVIIGSVEELYTAIEKSIEAGFQKENPFKGFEIGNMAESNYDLIDLHKNVVDAITLVSASGKPMKRESDLIDVWFDSGAMPYAQWHYPFENKDKIDGNKDFPANFIAEGVDQTRGWFYTLHAIGTLVFDKVAYKNVVSNGLVLDKNGIKMSKSKGNTIDPFKTIAENGPDATRWYMIMNANPWDNLKFDLEGIAEVKRKFFGTLYNTYSFFSLYANIDGFKYAEAEIPLNERPEIDQWIISELHTLIKFVDECYEDYEPTKATRAISDFVQENLSNWYVRLCRRRFWKGEYAKDKIAAYQTLYTCLLTISKLSAPVAPFFMDKLYRDLTASTGTEDFASVHLAEFPKFVENFVNKTLESKMQKAQTISSLVLSLRKKEMIKVRQPLQKVMIPVLDENQRTEIEAISDLVKAEVNVKEIELLDDASGILVKQIKPNFKALGPRFGKDMGLISKEIQGFSAEQINQLDKQGTLDIVISGNNVTLSLEDVEITSQDIEGWLVANSNGITVALDITISEELKNEGIARELVNRIQNIRKDSGFEVTDKIKVQIKRDGILEDAILKNEEYIKSETLTDDLVFVDTLENGTEIEFDDIKTMILISK
- the recO gene encoding DNA repair protein RecO; the encoded protein is MQVKTKAIVISSLKFQEKSLIVKCFTLSSGLKSYFVRDAFSSRKASQKIAYFQPFSILEIEAVHKNKGTLENFKEIKSAVPFQSIHTDIVKSTMVMFLSEMLHYSIQEEEKNEQLFLFLETALTWLDHHDEISNFHLILLLETTKYLGFYPDLSENNLPFFEMNEGVFTLFQNGNVLSEHETSLFKKLLELKFDNDQKIFHVLERQILLKIIIDYYSLHLEGFKKPKSLEILKEVFS